Genomic DNA from Prunus persica cultivar Lovell chromosome G1, Prunus_persica_NCBIv2, whole genome shotgun sequence:
AGTTTGTGATAGTGATGctactttttgaaaaaaatagtatctagtcagaaaatggaaaaactgCATATTAGCATTGTAAGAAAGATAGTATTTAGGAAAAAGTAATAATAACTGAAGTGATACCTGTGCATGTGTGTCTCGCTAGTTTGAAATGAAGTTTCTGGCAAAAGTGCATGGCTCTTAGTTCACATGGAAATACAATGGAGTGGTATTGGGGTAGATTGGGTAGTTCATAGGGTTTAGCTTTAccaataaaaatttcttaaatatATCATTAGATGTTTTCCTATATTATTACGGAATAAGGATGGCTTGCTATCATTTTACTAATTTTTATTGTGTTgacatttcaaatttaaagtGTGTTTGCATGTCAAAATTGTCATGTGCAGTGTGTGCATCTGTCTATCTACTAATACGTACGTCTACATacttatacacacacacacatacatacatccatacacacacacacacacacacacctatatatatataatgggttttttttatctgATTGGTTTTTGGACTATTCTTAGCTATTGTTGGAGATATAACACCAGCTGATGGCATACCCAAAGCAGAAAAGAGCAGAAGGGAGCAAGCAGCTTTGAATGAAATGTGCATAGTTCTTGGTGGAGGGATGAGGGGTGATCATTAATTCTTATTTTCATGGAATTCTTTGATTATATAAAAACGTTTCTTTTGGAATTGTATTGATTGTGAGTGTTCTTATTTGCAGCTGAAGAGATCAAAGAACTTTGGGCAGAGTATGAAAATAATTCGTCCTTAGAGGCTAATCTTGTGAAAGATTTTGATAAAGTATGTATATGTTGGCATTCGCATATAAATGTTACATTAACAGGTTTCAATATTAAGGCATCCAAATGAAACTGCTTAATTCAGTTATCCATGTAATATGGTGATTTATAATGGTTATTTCAATCTCATAGTTTTACTAGACATTATGTACTAGTAAGggttcattttattttgttttacttcTAATGGGGACAGAATTCCAATTTGCTCCATCACTGTAACTAGCTATGCAGCAGGGACCTGTGTTACAACAAAATTTGTGATTCTGTAGTCCTAGTTTTGTGCAATTTGTTGTCCACATACTGTTACAACACAACTTGAGAAGCAGAAATTTACTTACGCATGCTTGTGTGTATGTGCTGTGTACTTGCATGCAGATGTGAGTTATGCATGTAGACCTTTCAAAACTTCCACTATTGCTTATGATATTCCTTCTTTTAACATGGTTATGGAACTCTGTTCAGGTTGAAATGATTCTGCAAGCATTGGAATATGAAATAGGTAAAGTGTTTCATTCTTTTGCTGTAACTTTGTTAGCTTTcttatctttctcttctgATATTTTTACCCTCGTAACAGAACATGGGAAGGTGCTGGATGAGTTTTTCATTTCTACCGCAGGTAGATTCAACTATTTTGATGTTATCTGAAGTAGAAAAATTTGTGGTTTCTACCTATTTGTAATTTTGCACTTCTTAATTATCGTTCTTTGTTTGCCTTCTTTTTCCCCCAGGAAAATTTCAAACTGAACTAGGAAAGAGTTGGGCAGCTGAAATCATTTCTAGAAGAAATTCACGGGTTGACAAGAGTCATAACTGATTCCCTCATTCGGTAATCATTCGCAGCGAAGCCAAACCTCCTAGAAGTTGGCCGTCCCGTCGCCCAGCAGCATTTTCCTCGGTTcaccaattttttttgacTTCTCacataaaaaggaaaacaatgaTGTTGTTTCCACAGCACCCAATGGGATCCGCAGTTCGCATCTGTGCAACCAAAGCATGCATCCGTGGAGGCTGAGGTGAAAGAAAAGGTACAACACCACTCAGCCGGGGTAGTAGGCATGATTCGGTCTTTCTGCTTCATGCTATTCTAGCATTTCtcatttattaatttccaaataGTTTAACATTCTCTTTTCATTTTACCAGAAATACATCAATTAGATTAGATATGTCCtgggtttttctgttttttcaggGTGAGATGGAGTTTGGTCAGTTTAGGTTTGAATTTTGGATCTGGAGCTTAAGTTAGGCGGATTGGGCTTAAGCCTTgtattcctttttcttcaaagtTTTGGGCACTCTTTTTAGGGTGTTTAAGCCTAAAATTATCAATTAATAAGTAGGCCCGTTTCTGTACACAATGCAACAGGGAACGAGGTTCAGTGGGCCTTAAATAAGCTTTAGGTTAGGTAATTGGGTTTAGTTGGCCTTAAATAAATATCTACATTGCCCTCCAACGCAACTCAACCTCTATAAAGTTAAGAATCTGAGCCTTTGGATTTCCAACTATGCGCGCGGAGTGGAGTTGGGAGCCTACACGTTCAGCTTTTTCTCCAAGTTTACATGTGTTTCACTCACTAGATTTCGGCCTTTTGTCGTCTTTCCCATCGGGTGATACTGTGCAAACGTGTGCTTCGAATCTCTggttgcttttgcttttcttgccACGGCACCTTCTTGATTCTTAACAAATGGTTCCCTTATCTTTTCCTAGTATCAACCCACTTGCCTATTAATTTCATCTATATCCATATATGATCCATACCAAAACAGGAGAATAATTCTcttcatatacatatacatattagGGAGACTTTGAAAAAGACCGAAagggagaaattttttagaaaatacGATATTAATTATTGATGAAAAAATACAGAATTTAAGGTGGTTGAATATGAGTAAATTTTCTCTAGTGGCTAAACACAACATTACGCGGAATTGATATAGAGAGAATCACACGTAACTTATTAGGATGAAAATCCCTGGTTCAATGATATATGACCTCCAGTGCAAGAGTTAATTAATCTTAACCGCTTAAACCACTGACACTTTGTGCATATTATAcactacaagaaaagaaaaaaagtacaaagttGTAGGCTTTTGGGTCTCGTATGATATGATGTTAGCTTTGAAACAGAGTAATCTCTGAGGATCCACAACAGCTACCAGTGGAGGAGCTTCACGGGCAGCAAGCGCACAGCAAAAGATACGAGAATTATTAGAGCACATGAGTCCCACCACACCTTCAAATTTTTGCCATTTCTTCAGACACCAGACACACTCTGAAATTAGACCCACTTCATTGCCTGCATGCTactaataaattataaaaacccACTTTTGTTTAACAAGCAACAAGATCTCTTAGGCCATGCCGACCCCACCATGCACCAAATTAAACCCACTAATCAATTCTCTGCAGACCAGATTTCTTTAGTCTTGTATGCATATATAATTGTGCTATGAtttgttctctttttaaaaggaaaaaaagaaaagaaaagattatgCTCTGACTGAGGTTGTCTTTGTTCCGATCCAGGATCTATAACATTGCTGAGCTGCTCGATTGCTTTGTGAACAAAATGCtcaatgaaaataataataaaagtatGGTTTGGCTCCTTAAAGTTGAGGGGAAGCTCCTTCTTAAAACCAATGGAGTTTTGACAGTAGTTAAATTTTAGCAATATTGagaaagtttcaataaaaaataaaaatatatattaaaaaaattggcaaGTGTCAAAATCACATTGGTTGTAAGAATGAGCTCATCCTTAATTTTAAAGAGcctaactttttctttttcgataaagaaaagaagagagaaataaagACTAAAatttaccccaaaaaataaggaaatagGTAAATGAGCATTTTCATGCTCTAATGGAAGAGGCAGATGGATAGGCAAATTACATATTTTCCCAACAAGGTAATATTGCCTACTTTAAAGTGAATAGGTATAAAAAGCAAATAGATAGACAACATGACATACCACCTAAGTTGTTATAATACAATTTTCCCTATTTCATTTGCAGACTACCTTTAAGATGCTCTAAGATGTGTTTCTTTCTTGACAATAAAGAATGCAGTCAAACTCGTCGTGgctccaaaagaaaaagtccaaAAGAACACGCACATTACAGTAATTGCCCTATTTGTTTATAGTATCTTATTGTATTTAAGGACAAAATCAGCATTTAAGGGAGGTggatattttattaatttaatgttAATTTTCTAATGGAACTATTTTATGGTCTCATCTTATCTTTACAAACGAGTTCATATAACACCCCGCGAAAAGTGAAGTAATTATTCAATATATCTTATATAAAGTTGTGTGGCTTCTaatattatttgataaaaataatataataatactaCACAATTATTAAAATTCGTCCAAAAGTAATTATTGTAATGTAAAATTTTTCAAGATgctatttaataaatttgaaaataaataagttgAAAAGGTCCAAATTCCAAAGATTTAAAGAGCGCTGACCAATTTTGCACACTAGCAATTGAGAAGAGCGTTTACGTTGAGTAGAACTAAAATGGACGTCAGAAAAAGCCAACCACACATGGTTATGGATGTCAAATTTATAATTGTGATTATGATTCTTCATTGAATTTCAtgtaatgattttttttccagcaaaagaaaattcaaaagaaaagattttaaaaaacccaacaaattcaTTGTTATCAATAAACTCATAATTATCCCTTGGGGTCGTTTTCAGTCTTCACATTGCATAGCGTTTTGGACCCCACAATCCGTGTTCCTGGACCCTGAGTTGAGCTTCCTATGCACAGTTGAGATTGAGAGACTGGAAGTTACAAGAATCAAAGAGGTAGGCTGCAATTTTGGAGAGACGTTTCTGTTCAGCTATCATTGACGAAGTAAAGGTAAGGCCTTTTGGGATTTTAgcatttgggttttgttttcgttGCCAATTTTTGGTGGTATAGCTGTTGCTGCTGCATTTGCTCACGTCAAAAGTTTGGACCTTTTAAGTGTTCACATTGGAGAAAGATTGTTGAGTGAATTTTGTACAATATCTTGAACTTTTGAGCTTAGGTGTCTGCGTTTCTGCTTGAAAACTTGCTCAGAGTCATCTCTCTGTTATGCTGAAAATCTGTTTGCTGACTTGGGTTTTGCTCTAAACGAGTTCAGTGATCGGGGATTTGCTCCCAGCAGAATATTGTGTTTGGTTGGTGAAGTTTGGTGATGGGGAATTTCAGTTTTGGAAGTTTGGAACTGTTGGTTGGATAAAGACTTGAAATTGGCCTATCATCTATGGGTTTTGCTCAAAATTTTGGCTTTTGTATGGAAAAAACTCCggattttgtgaaaatttgaaaatttcatgATAGCTTGAAGATTGTGGTGTACGAGTTATATATGATATCCATCACTGGATTTGGTTCTAAATAGATGGCAACCACATCACCATCTCCAAACTCATCTCCGTCGGCTGTGCCACCAGCTTCTAATACTACttcaacaccaccaccacaaccaccctCAACTATTACACCATCTTCTCAGCCAAGTTTGGATTCACCAGAACCCTCCAACTCAACTACTCAATCTCCACCACCTGTTGTTCCATCAGCTCCTCCTCCAACCACACCAGCACCCCCTCCTAATTCATTCCCATCTGTAGCTACGCAATCACCTTCATCCAATGTACCTCCACCAACTTCTAATTCTCCAACCCCACCATCATCCAATGCACCTCCACCAACTTCTGATTCTCCACCCCCACCATCATCAAATCCACCAAAAAGTTCACcttccccaccaccaccaacatctGATCCACCTGCAAGTTCGCCTCCACCACCGCAATCCCGTCCACCTGCAAGTTCGCCTCCACCACCGCAATCCCGTCCACCAGTGAGttcacctccaccaccatcatcaAAACCACCTGACAATTCACCTCCACCTCCGTCAAAGCCACCGGAAacttcaccaccaccacccccaTCATCAAAGCCACCTGAGAActctcctccacctccatcaTCAAATCCCCCTGAAacttcaccaccaccaccgtcaTCAAAACCACCTGAGAAGtcacctccacctccatcaTCAAATCCCCCTGAAACTTCACCACCTCCATCAAACCCGCCAGAGAACTCACCCCCACCTCCAGCATCCGTGCCACCCAAAAGTTCACCTCCACCACCAGCATCAGTACCTCCAACAAATGCACCCCCGCCTCCTGGGCTTACTCCTCCCATTCCACCCGGTTCTCAACCAACCCCTTCACCCCCAAATTCTCCTCCAAAGTCATCACCTCCACCACCCTTAAAAAGACTGGCACCACCTCCACCCTCGCATGCTTCTCCACCAGCACCTTCACAAATTCCAAGTCCACCAACCTCAAACACTTCCAGTCCTAATGCACCGCCAAGTTCAAATCCCACAGGTAGTGGGGGCATTGGTACTGGAGGTGTAGTGGCAATTGGTGTAGTGGTTGGGGTAGTAGTGCTTAGCCTCATTGGATTGGCTGTATGGTGCTTGAGGAGGCCAAGGAAAAAGATATCTGGAGAAGGTATGCTATGACATCTCTGGCTTCTTCCCCCAGATCAGGTAACTTATACCATACACAACACAAGTGATTTCTTATTATGCTATTTATTTAATTCCTTTAACCCTCCTGGTTTCTCATTGTTTTTGGCACTTCACATTCCTAAGGATGAACACTTCAAGTACCAGAACTTGTTTCTTTGAGCTTCCTAATTATACACATGCTTTATGTTCAATGTttctaaattacaataagtTCAATATACTGTTTTAGGTATTTATTTAGCTTCATTAAAAATCAGGGTGTCGGTTTAATTGATTGGGTCATATAGACCATTGTAGATAGATGGTACTTTTTCTGTCCACAAAGTTGAGGccattgaaatgaaataagaagGCTTTTGTAACTTGTTTCCAGATTCATCCTTCTTGAAGACACATTCTTCAGCTCCGTTTGTTGGAAGTCATTCTGGCAGTGATTTCATGAATTCTCCACCAGAACCAGCAGGATTAGGCAATTCAAGACCATGGTTTACTTTTGAAGAACTAGATAAGGCAACAAATGGATTTTCATCTCAGAATCTTTTGGGTGAAGGCGGATTTGGTTCTGTTTATAAGGGATGCCTACCAGATGGGAGAGAGGTGGCAGTAAAACAACTAAAGATTGGTGGGGGTCAGGGTGAGCGAGAATTCAAAGCTGAAGTTGAGATTATTAGTCGCATACACCACCGCCATTTGGTTTCTCTGGTGGGCTACTGCATTTCTGAGAACCGAAGGCTGCTTGTCTATGAATATGTCGCTAATGATACCCTTTATTTCCATCTTCATGGTAAATCTATAACCTAGCTTTCAAGATACAGTTAATGATAATGGTTGAGTATTCTCATGTTTTGCACCTTGCATTTTTCAGGGGAAGGTAGGCCAGTTCTGGAATGGGCAACACGAGTTAAGGTTGCTGCTGGTGCAGCTCGTGGGATTGCTTATCTACATGAAGACTGTAATTATCTACCCTTAGTTTCTGGCtgttaattttcttaatttctggATTAAATAGTTTGAGGGTACTTCCATTTCTATAAAACATCAAAGTTTTTTAAACctgttttatataatttatccagtaaaatgttttaaattttagctTTTATCACCTGATTGAAGTTATGACACCCTCATACTAGAGTTTGTTGGGTTACATAATTTTATCTGGAAAATTTTTGTTGactaaatttgttttattttctttaatgtcAGGCCATCCTCGAGTTATTCACCGCGATATAAAGTCTTCAAACATTCTTTTAGATAACAACTTTGAAGCTCGGGTACACATAATGTTAACTCAGAGTACATTTCAGTACTTCTCTATTTCAGTTAGATTGTAGCTCATGGTTTCCTCCATATACTTTACAGGTTTCAGATTTTGGACTTGCCAAATTAGCTCTTGATGCGAATACACATATTAGTACACGTGTCATGGGAACTTTTGGGTATGTCAGCAATATAGTGTTGGTCCATATGATATGCTTACCACTTATACCAGACCTATTCTTGAGGAGTCTTCTAGATTTTAAAAACGTACTTTTCATTTCAGATAATGTATTGATTCCGGTTCATTTTCAGATACGTGGCCCCTGAATATGCATCAAGTGGCAAATTGACTGAGAAATCTGATGTTTACTCTTACGGAGTTGTGCTTCTGGAGTTGATTACTGGACGGAAGCCTGTCGATACTTCACAACCCATGGGAGATGAGAGTCTAGTTGAATGGGTAAACTTAACAGCATCATCTTGCCATACTTAACATATCATAGTCCACACTGTTTATATTGCTTTTACTTCTTTTcaataagaaaattttgatatttcccatctgatattttgaagtctcaatttattgaattagATCTTCATGGCTGAGGTCGTCAGTTATATACTATAGTCATTGGGCTCTGGTTCAAAACAAGTACAAATTTTGGTTGTGGTCTAAAATTATACGCTGATTAAGTCATGAAACAGATAGAGAAGACTAGAAACCCTTAAGCAACTCTGTTGCAAGTCAAGTACCCATTTTGTTTGTGGTCTAAAATCCTATGTTGATAAAATCATGAAATATGTAGAGAAGACCTGAAACCTTAAGTAACTGTACTTTTTTATCTGCCCCTCATATTTACATAAATGCATGAGAAAGATGTAAACCATTGATGCATAGGAGCCATATATGTGACAATGTATGTATAGAATGAAATAAACCTGTACAGTTAACCAAATGAATTTTCTGGGGTCAAAATCAAGCTTTTGTGACAAGGCAATTTATTTTCCAGGCTCGACCATTATTGAGTTATGCTCTTGATAATGAGGAGTTTGAAGGTGTGGTAGATCCAAGGCTCGGAAAGAACTACGTTGAAAGTGAAATGTTCAGAATGATTGAGATTGCTGCTGCTTGTGTGCGGCATTCATCTGCTAAGAGACCACGAATGGGACAGGTAATAAAAAGctgaaattattttcttatgtgACTTATTCATTAAGCTGAAATCATCATTCTTTTGGTTCTTACTGCCCTCAGGTTGTTAGAGCTTTTGATAGTTTGGCTGTTTCCGATTTAACCAATGGAATGAGAGTGGGGGAAAGCGAGGCATTTAACTCGGCACAACAATCAGCTGAAATTAGATTGTTCCGGCGAATGGCATTTGGTAGTCAAAATTACAGTACAGATTTTTTTAGTCAAGATCCATAGTAAATATTGGGAGAGATATATTCACACTGAATTCCAAGGGTTTTGCCAAATTGAGCTAGATATGGATTGGCTCAGCTGGGAGGACCCTGATCTGTCTGAAACTGAAACTGACTGCATCAGGTTTAGATGTTATACAAGCTTCTGCACGGGTATTTTTTGCCCTTGTAAATTATTTAGCCCATGTATGATCTTGTTGCATCTACCAACATTTATGGTGGTGTTATAAAAGTAtaattcaattttgttaaccaTGGATGCTATTCTTCTCTCCCTGTTTCACAAATCCATGCGCTATAATTTATATGCAGAACTTTGCCAACATGTTAAAGATGTATTAATCCATTACAAGACTGAAGAAGACTAGCTATGAACAAAGATGTTAACAAAGTTTGGTACAATGTAAGCTTGAGACTtgcaaatatttaattaatttgcaaGTCTTCTTTGAAAGGGAAAGGGAGCTTTCTTTGAAAGTCGAGCTCTGTGACACCTTTATAAGGAAACGCTTAAAGATATCAAAGAAATCTTCCACCAAAAATGTAGAAGCCAAGCAACAACagctttttattatattttggaTAGCCCCTGTTAGAAGCAACAGTGATGGAAGGCATGACTCATATACAGCCTTTTTAGCAATCTGCCACATATCATTCCAATTGCTTCGCCCTTCCTATTACGTCCCGGGAAGAGAAGGAACTTATTCCTTAACAGCAGGGTCAGGGGTATGATTTCCTTAAACTGTTCTCTTTACCACCATCACCCCTTTCCTCCTGACTTTCCGAAGCCATGGAAGATTGTGGCATGGTTGCTGCAGATTGTGTGGTCATTTCATGTTGCTGTCAATGCTTGATCCTGCAAATCACCATCTTCATCTTGTTCAAGCTTCCTTGCAAGCTGATCAAAAAGACAAGAGACTACACCATGAAGAAGCTTCagcaaagaaagaggaaagagattGTAGTGGAAAGTCAAGGAGAAATAGTACTAGATCCATTCAAGGATGACTTTGTAAGTATTCTTGGAGAGTCCATAAGGTCCATAGAGGCAGGCCATAGTTGCAGATGTTGCATGGAGGAGGTGGACAAGGTGCTGCAGGAGTTATCTCAGAGAGGAGAGTTTGGATTTGGAAGCTTTTGGGGTAGAAGAGAAATGGGTTGTTCCCCAATTCATCATTCAGCAGAAGATGATCAATTTGACAGTAGATTTGTGCAGTTTCAATTGATTGAAATGGTTGGCTCTGTCAGTCATTGATCATAAGTTaacctagctagctagctgtTGAAATGGGTTGTTTAGATCTTTGTCAAATAGCCATGGATGGATCAACTTGTTGTGGCTTATTCATTTAGTTATGGTTAcagtttctgcaattcatcaaaCAGCCATGGATGGATGGATATGAAACATATTCAAGAAGGTGCAGGTTGTCAATTTCAGTACGTAAGTCCAATCCTTTTATTATAGAATATCTCACATATAGAATATCTTGACAGAAGCATGTCTAGTAAATGTCAAATAATTCTTTTGTCCATTTACTTTGAAATGTCACGCCTACGAGACCACACCATTGTCAACTTTCTTATGATTGGAACGTGGCgtattttaagaaaaatgttgTTTGAATCTCGAATCTTCACCTTAATTATGCCAACTCCAAATGATTGAAAAACTCATCACAGCCGACCCATGTTCTTTGTGGAAACAAAATGAAGGTAGTTGGttaattaaactaattaaattaattaatcccTCAAAGGGTCTGTCCTCAGTTAATCTCTAGTGCTAACCgcattaaatttaattaaaaaccaaaaccgAACCAAATCAACCCGTATTAAAATAGTAAAACAGAGGCTTTTAAGACCTAAATATGGTTGACAAACAACCCTAGTAAATAGCATACGCATTCATTTTCCCAATGCATAACCACGTAGTCAAACAttaatcaactctagaaaaaCGCGTTTTCAGTTTTAATCTACACAAGAAATTAATCCCGACGACATAGCTCGGTTTCTTTACCAacttattaataaaaatactatCGGCAATTCTCGAAAAAACAGTCTCTCAAACTTTGAACCGTTACAAATTTCCAAAGAGAAAAAccataaaaaaacccaattagCCCCACACCACAACTTTTCACAAGCCAATTACCACTCCgcaaagtttttttaaaaaaactcaaaactcccAAAACACAATTGGTATCTTATTGATCccttgcttcttcttcttcttctttggccATTACCAGAATGATGGCCGCGCTCGGCTCCGATCAGCTGAAGCAGCTGAAAGACATCTTCATGCGCTTCGATATGGACTCCGACGGCAGCCTCACCCAGCTCGAGCTCGCCGCCCTGCTCCGGTCCCTGGGCGTCAAGCCCACCGGTGACCAGCTCCACGTCCTCCTCGCCAACATGGACGCCAACGGAAACGGCACCGTCGAGTTCGACGAGCTCGTCACCGCCATCTTGCCCGACATGAACGCGGAGATCCTCATCAACCAGGAGCAGCTCACGGAGGTCTTCCGGTCGTTCGATCGCGACGGAAACGGCTACATCACCGCCGCCGAGCTCGCCGGATCCATGGCCAAAATGGGTCACCCGTTGACGTACAGAGAGCTCTCCGATATGATGCAAGAGGCCGACACGAACGGCGATGGCGTGATTAGCTTCAGCGAATTCGCGACGATCATGTCTCGGTCCGCCGCCGATTTTCTTGGGGTCTGATCAGGTGTGGCGCGGGTATGATCGTTTGTGGATGGTTTGACTTTTTATCGCTgacttttatgttttatttatttttatttttctattggttttgtgtttgttgggTTGAGGGGCTTGTCTTGATAATATAGGATGGATTTGTTTtaggagaaggagaaggaggatCTGCACAGAAAAGGGGATAATACATATACTGATCAATTTTAATATTGAGACCTGCCCCTCAATCCCTTTAGTGAATTAAGATCAGAATtaccaattaattaatcaaaaacccatcttgtaaatttttgtataaataataATGTCATGTTATTAGTAGTTCATGTTTAGgtccatttcaatttcataccATTTGGGTTGTAATTTGTGTATGAATTCTCTCTCAGGTTATGTTATGAACTTAtgatttggtcattttctaTTCTTTTGTATGTGAACTTGGGTTCCATCCCATGCAATGCACATCAAATCAAAGTAgggattttctttttgaatggaGGATGGGTTTGGTTGAGTTGGTAAGGATCGTTCTCTTCGCTATTCATGCCTAAATTATTGACAATCTCACTTGGTGAGTAATctgtaaaaaccaaaaataggtATGTCATGACCCTAGGATGGGGTAGCCTCCTCTACCCTAAACTTGGAGCTCCAACTTGGAAAGTGATgagtttttgtgtgtgtataaaCATATAGACAGAAATGGATaaaatattacccaaattTCCAAGAGCAGAATTGATCAAAGATGaaagggaaaaggaaaaatcatGAGAAAGGATcgaaatttattatttaaaaaaaaacctaacaaTGAATGATTTCACTTTGTATTACATATAATTTGCCAATAAGAAGTAAACTAAGCATGGTCAGTAATGGCCATGACTCAAAATTTACATAAATTCTCTAAAAGCAACGACCCATCTAACATATGTTGTGCTTCTGTACACAGTCATCTAGCTACCGTACCCTCTCCCCAGGGCCCGCTCCTAGAAcaaattgaaccaaaaaattttgttgtatgtatatgtatatgcatgTGCAACCCAATCATGTACAAAAGGCAGAGGTTACAAAAACTGGCAAGAGATTGATGAAGTGCATTCTCTG
This window encodes:
- the LOC18790086 gene encoding probable calcium-binding protein CML16 — translated: MMAALGSDQLKQLKDIFMRFDMDSDGSLTQLELAALLRSLGVKPTGDQLHVLLANMDANGNGTVEFDELVTAILPDMNAEILINQEQLTEVFRSFDRDGNGYITAAELAGSMAKMGHPLTYRELSDMMQEADTNGDGVISFSEFATIMSRSAADFLGV
- the LOC18790158 gene encoding LOW QUALITY PROTEIN: proline-rich receptor-like protein kinase PERK9 (The sequence of the model RefSeq protein was modified relative to this genomic sequence to represent the inferred CDS: inserted 1 base in 1 codon); translation: MATTSPSPNSSPSAVPPASNTTSTPPPQPPSTITPSSQPSLDSPEPSNSTTQSPPPVVPSAPPPTTPAPPPNSFPSVATQSPSSNVPPPTSNSPTPPSSNAPPPTSDSPPPPSSNPPKSSPSPPPPTSDPPASSPPPPQSRPPASSPPPPQSRPPVSSPPPPSSKPPDNSPPPPSKPPETSPPPPPSSKPPENSPPPPSSNPPETSPPPPSSKPPEKSPPPPSSNPPETSPPPSNPPENSPPPPASVPPKSSPPPPASVPPTNAPPPPGLTPPIPPGSQPTPSPPNSPPKSSPPPPLKRLAPPPPSHASPPAPSQIPSPPTSNTSSPNAPPSSNPTGSGGIGTGGVVAIGVVVGVVVLSLIGLAVWCLRRPRKKISGEGMLXTSLASSPRSDSSFLKTHSSAPFVGSHSGSDFMNSPPEPAGLGNSRPWFTFEELDKATNGFSSQNLLGEGGFGSVYKGCLPDGREVAVKQLKIGGGQGEREFKAEVEIISRIHHRHLVSLVGYCISENRRLLVYEYVANDTLYFHLHGEGRPVLEWATRVKVAAGAARGIAYLHEDCHPRVIHRDIKSSNILLDNNFEARVSDFGLAKLALDANTHISTRVMGTFGYVAPEYASSGKLTEKSDVYSYGVVLLELITGRKPVDTSQPMGDESLVEWARPLLSYALDNEEFEGVVDPRLGKNYVESEMFRMIEIAAACVRHSSAKRPRMGQVVRAFDSLAVSDLTNGMRVGESEAFNSAQQSAEIRLFRRMAFGSQNYSTDFFSQDP
- the LOC18791601 gene encoding uncharacterized protein LOC18791601; this encodes MEDCGMVAADCVVISCCCQCLILQITIFILFKLPCKLIKKTRDYTMKKLQQRKRKEIVVESQGEIVLDPFKDDFVSILGESIRSIEAGHSCRCCMEEVDKVLQELSQRGEFGFGSFWGRREMGCSPIHHSAEDDQFDSRFVQFQLIEMVGSVSH